The Carcharodon carcharias isolate sCarCar2 chromosome 15, sCarCar2.pri, whole genome shotgun sequence genome includes a window with the following:
- the gpr146 gene encoding probable G-protein coupled receptor 146 yields MWSCVGSNGTVDGVDHQFCYDLELVFSILSIVYLIICFPFSICYNSLLVLVNLYNKPAMTMPDVYFVNIAIAGLILSLVALIQLLGPDNPQWAVWSFNREVYITLLILFNISALVTMYSTTLLSLDYYIEQALPRTYMSSVYNTKHVCGFIWGGAVLTSFSSLLLYVCSHVPKIIECSKIQNKEVADTIMVFIGFFVPAIAVLYALILILRIRNQSTPLDQDSSRLDPSTHKLLVATVCTQFILWTPYYMTLLVHITFNPKGSDLITQYQIYYFVKGLSKLLAYSCSFVIPLLYTYMHKNFTNKLRQLVRKLDCRTEGCPHQHSEVQQQVFLS; encoded by the coding sequence ATGTGGAGTTGTGTAGGTTCTAATGGAACAGTGGACGGTGTGGACCATCAGTTCTGCTACGACCTTGAACTGGTCTTTTCCATCCTCTCCATCGTTTACCTCATTATCTGCTTCCCTTTCAGTATCTGCTACAACTCCCTGCTAGTCCTAGTCAACCTCTACAACAAGCCAGCAATGACCATGCCCGACGTTTACTTTGTCAATATAGCAATCGCAGGTCTCATCCTCAGTCTCGTAGCCCTGATACAGTTGCTGGGCCCAGACAATccacagtgggctgtgtggagcTTCAACAGGGAAGTCTACATCACCTTGCTCATattgtttaacatctcagctCTGGTGACCATGTACTCAACCACTTTGCTCAGCTTGGACTACTACATTGAACAAGCTTTGCCAAGAACTTACATGTCCAGTGTCTATAACACCAAGCACGTCTGCGGGTTCATCTGGGGAGGGGCTGTGCTTACCAGCTTTTCATCTCTTCTACTCTACGTGTGCAGCCACGTTCCCAAGATAATTGAGTGTTCAAAAATACAGAATAAAGAGGTGGCAGATACCATCATGGTTTTTATTGGCTTCTTTGTGCCTGCTATCGCAGTGCTCTATGCCTTAATCCTGATTCTCCGAATACGGAACCAGTCCACCCCTCTTGATCAAGATTCTTCAAGGCTGGATCCTTCTACGCACAAGTTGCTGGTGGCCACAGTCTGTACTCAGTTTATACTGTGGACCCCTTATTACATGACACTGTTAGTTCACATCACGTTTAACCCTAAAGGATCAGACTTGATAACACAGTACCAAATTTACTATTTTGTTAAGGGCTTATCGAAGCTGCTAGCTTATTCATGTAGCTTTGTTATACCGCTGCTCTACACTTACATGCACAAGAACTTCACCAACAAACTGAGGCAGCTTGTCAGAAAACTGGATTGTCGGACTGAAGGATGTCCTCACCAACACTCAGAGGTTCAGCAACAAGTCTTTTTGAGCTAA